Genomic DNA from Equus caballus isolate H_3958 breed thoroughbred chromosome 10, TB-T2T, whole genome shotgun sequence:
TAAACCATCCAGAGATAGCAAATTCGACATTGTAGTCAGGTCTAGCCTTGTCTTTCAACATCGCAAACAAACCTTTTGCTTTGGCCGTGATggtcatggtgctgagagggatacgctcctgtgtctggccttcagtccaggtcattagaagtttctccacgTCTGACATAGGCCCTTCTCAAATCTGTATTAGTCTCactgccttcaatgaagcagatcctttaacagcttctgtcgctttgttcttgttcttcaagactGAAGCTGTGGTGGAATGGGACGTGCCTGACTGGCGAGGAagaaccatcactgattttcctcCTTCGTGGTccataatcacttttaatttcatttccaggtcaatcacttgaTACGGCCTCTTACCGGCGACCTTAGTGGTGGGTTTTGTacgcttaggggccatgatgaacaaaacaacatgagactAAACCAAGCACAAGAGGAAATGATACAGTCGAGACATATGGTAAACacaagatgtatgaggctgctgctggcatgACACAGCATCCTATTTCATGGTGAACTTTTTTATTTATAAGTAGAAAAAGCAcgctctaaaataatgataaaaagtataggaAACACATAAGCCAGTAACACAGTCATTTATTACCAAGTATTTTCAAGTACTGTACATAATTCTAAGTGCTATGCTTTTATATAACTGGCAGTGCAGTGTTTATTTACATCAGCATCACCACCAACCCACAAGCAATGTGTTGTGCTATGACATTACAATAGAACATCACTAAGCAACAGGAAtctttcagctccattataatcttacgGGACtgccatcatatatgcagtctgttgttgaccgaaatgtTATGTGGCGTGTGACTGTACTTAAAAACATTTCGGTCACCTTTcacttatttctaattttatgcgATTATGGTGAAAGAAATTTGGCCTGTAAAAAATCTCTATAAAATTTTTCTATGGCAAGGCACAActttaattttgtgaattttacacACACAAGAAATTTTTATGCAAGGGACATATGTCATTACATATATGTCATACATATGTCATTAAAATCAAGTTACTAATTCCTTTTTAACCCTAAATTTTAGGTTCGGAAGTTTACATATTTTTGGCTGTCACTTTAACTTCTCTTCATTTTTggttgaccattttttaatttaaagaatacCATGTCaactatttctcaataaaactgtgggggtggggggagagaatGCCTCTCCTACAAAAGGAAATTATTAAGCAGATGATAGAAatcaacatttttatttactgAATCTATCTTCAAAACATCTGGCAACCATAAATCACCACCTAGAAACTCATATAACACTGATGACTTAGTGCGCACAGATGATCCACATTTTCAACCTggccagaaacacacacacacaattacttACACTCACTTCAAAAATTGTTTGCAGTTTTACCAAGTGCACATTTTCAACGAAGtacttttaacatttattgaagagctcTCAATAAATCACTTCCCAAACCTGAAATCTTCAGAGCCTTCCTTCATAGCCCCGTTGGCTTTATTCTCATTTGTACAATGGTGGCTCCTGCCTAAAAAGTAAGAGTCAACACACCCGGGGAAGATCATCCACTTGGACCCAGAACTGGACACTGGTTGTATCTAAAACTTTGGGGAAAAGGAGCCTTTTCAGGTCCCGTTGCTAAATTAggatttttcacaattttatgtCCTCCCCATAAGGCAACATATGGAAAACCCTTGCTGTTTCTCCCTCAGGACCTTCATGGACTGAAGATGCTCTTGGGATGGGGAGCCAGTCCTCCAGCCATTGACACTTATTCCCCCAGACCTCCAGTCATGGCCAGGTGTGCTGCACTCTCTGGCTTAATCCTCACAGAGACGGCTCCACTTAGGGTCATCTCGTGGGGACATAGTTTTACTAAGGGAAACCCTTATCAAATGTCACTttagctttctctctccttctctctctctttctatcctcTCCTCTTATTTTTCATTAACGCTCTGGGATCAGAGGTTTCAGGTCCGTGAAAATCCACAAGATTAGAATTCAGGATTTAGGGACAAAGACtagaaaaatatgtaaactaaATCTAAAAAAATCAGTAGCTTTCAATCTCGCCTCTCCAAAAACATTCTTGCAAGGTCAATTTAGGTGATGAGCACTTCGCCAGGGGAGTGATTGCCACTCAGAACTCACATTAGGGAATATATCccagaacaaaaaagacaatactACGTGAGAGGAGAAAAAATCCCTCAAAGATAGAACTCCTTTATACTGTTCTGTATATATGAAGAAAATGCCCACTGTACTGCCCATGCATTCTGAATCCCATACAGAACCCTTTCTGGCCTAAACTTCCAGGTCCACATTCCtaggcaaatattttattttcaatggaGACTATCCCTGGGCTCTAAGTCCTACAGATGACCTGCTTGTGCTGATCCAAACAGCAATCTCAGAGTGCTGAGGAATCTTTGCTATCTGGCCACCCAGTCCTTCCTAAAAGGTTAGACAAAAGAGATGAAAAACTCTGTTTTTGTGTATCTGTGTCTTTGACTCATTTTTACTCATCAAATCTTTTATTATAGCAAAATAGCATAGaatccaaaaaagagaaaaccaggcACAAACTTAAAAATCAAACGAATACACCCAGAATTCCTTTCGATCCTGATCCATACACAAATATCTTACCACAGTGGTTCTAGAAATGAATGTTGTATTTTCTTGTCCTGTATTTTTCACTTCATACCTTAgccattttcctaatttttataaaatcttcACAATAAGAGAAAGTGCTGTATGAAACAGATTACAAAGCAGCTACTGGGGAAATTGCGTGGTAAAATGATACACAGAAATACTGTTTTCCAGCATAAGTGCTATTAACTACAACCCTCTCAACAAGAAGCCCACCCGTGCTGGCCGTCTCATCAACTCTTTATTGGAAAAGAACCCTACTTCACTCACACTCATTCCACAGCATATTGCCCACTTAATGGCAATTCTCCCAGATTTGGGTCTGAGTGTTTTCTGCAAGGAAAAGTGCCAATACCTACTACTTTTGTGGAAATACGTCATAAGGGCTAAGTTTGATTTTGAATACGGAATTGCTAAGTAAAATATGTGATTCATCgtttccattcctttcttctccagAACAAATTTCCAGATACACAATAATAGAGGAtgaactgaaagcttttccacaCACGCTGTTCTTACACCAGCTCTTCCCAACAAATGGATTCccctgaaagaaagaagaaaaaaggaaagaaaagaaacttcgGTGGCAAGGTTTCCAAACTAGCTACATTCATAGGGTCTCTCTTCTGTATGAGTTGCCTGATGCCTAATAAGTTTAGAGCTGttaataaaagctttcccacaatGACCACACGtgaagggtttctctccagtatgagtccTTTGATGGACAATGAGCCGAGCACTCAAGCTGAACGTTTTCCCGCACTGATTACACtcgtagggtttctctccagtgtgagttctctgATGCTGAGTAAGGCACGAGCTCTGCCTGAAGGATTTCCCACACTGACCGCACTCGTacggcttctctccagtgtgagtccTCTGATGCACGACCAGAACGTAACTCTGGCTGAAGGACTTCCCACACTGATTACACTCgtagggtttttctccagtgtgcGTTCTCTGGTGCATGACGAGGTGAGAACTGCGGTTGAAAGATTTCCCACACTCGCTACATTcgtagggcttctctccagtgtgagttctttgatGGGCAACCAGCTGAGAGCTCCAGCTGAAGGATTTCCCACACTGATTGCATTCGAAGGGCTTTTCTCCTGTGTGGGTTCTCTGATGGGCGACAAGTTTATAACTCTGACTGAAGGACTTTCCACACTGATGGCACTCgtagggtttttctccagtatgaattctctgatgcgCAATAAGTTTATAGCTCTGAATAAAGGATTTCCCACACTGATtgcattcatagggcttctctccagtatgagttctctGATGGGCGATAAGCTTGTAGCTCTGCCTAAATGACTTTCCACACTGACTGCATTCGTAAGGCTTCTCTCCAGTATGGGTTCGCTGATGCACGACAAGGACATAGCTCTGGCTAAAGGATTTCCCACACTGATTACATctataaggtttctctccagtatgagttctctGGTGGGAAACGAGGTGAGAGCTCCGGCtgaaggatttcccacattcgttacactcatagggtttctcccctgtgtgaGTCCTCTGATGGGCAATGAGATGAGAGCTCCAGCTGAAGGATTTCCCACATTGGttacattcaaagggtttctctTCAGAATGATTTCTCACGTTTTGGGCAAGGGATGAACTCTGGGAGGTTTTACTAAATTTGCACTGACTCTCTTGAACAGAGATTCTCTGTTGTTCATTGTGGGATAGGCTGTGCTTCAAAACGTGCCCACATTCCTTAAAATCAAAGGCTTTTCCTCTTGCACCTATTTTCTCACGTATATTTAGGGGCGTACCAAGGCTAAAAGACTGAATGCTGTCACTAAGTCCATAGGACTTATCTTCCTGTTGAGTTCTTGTAAACTGAATAAGGTGAATGCTCTGAGGTTTTCCGCATCCATTATTCTCAAGCAGTTTCTCACTGTCATCAACCATCTGATGACTGTTGACGAGACAATTATGACGCAACCTGTTAACATGTGAAGCATGTTTATGAAAATGGTTTCTTACGGGTATCATCTGGGGTGGAAGAAGACTGGAATTCAGACCCCCCTTCTCAAGTTCATCACCTTTGCAGACCCTCTCATGAGAAACAGCTTTCCTTTGAGTGAAGGCCCCTTCCTTCAGAAGTCTCTCCTGTTTTTCCTGTTGTTTCTCCAACTGGTCCTTATAATCCTGAACTTCTCCACAGGAAGATAACCAAGGATCATCTCTTGTCAACTCTTCTATCTTCACTCCCTGGGACGGCTCATCATCCAACGTGTTCTGCTCTGAGGTTGATTCTCTTCTTCCAAGGGCGGCTGCCAAGTCTggaagaaagcaaaatgaaacaccCTAGCCAAAAAGTGTCAGACCTGGAATAGAGGAATAAAGCTGACAAGAGAGTATGCAAAACACACGTGGATTAGTTTTCAGTTACCATAAcctggaaagagaaagcaaaagggTGGGAGGAAGCAGAACACAGAGGACCACCACAGCCCAACAGTATAATAGGGCACTAAAATGGGACTGTTTTAATGTTAGTTTTGCTGAATGCATAAGACTTTAGATGCAAAATCAAAATTTCCATATTCCAAAATAAGATCACCTATGCAGAACTACAAAATCTCACAACTTTGCAATCCTTAGCAAAGAAATAAAGGGTCCCCTTTTGCCCTCTTTAGTGCTAAACACAAGTTTACTGAAATAACAGATTAGCGCctacatttctaggaatttctgAAGGCACGAAACTTGCTAGCACAGTCTGTGTCAGTAAGACCTGGGCAAAGTACATTTGGGAACTAGGAAAAACAATGGGGGCACTGTTATCTCAGTTCTCTAACTGCCTTACGGGGAGTCCTGCAACTGCGAGAGAATGGAGGTTAGCTTGGAAGCAGAAGCCTGGGTGGCTACAAGGTCCAGCAATAGAGAGTATCTGGAAAAAGCAGTGATGTACAATCCACTGCAGGGTGGGAGACAGAGGAAAATGCAGCATGCCTTTCAATCAAAAtttctagggggccggccctgtggccaagtggttaagttcatgcactccatttcagcagcccaggatttcgccagtttggatcctgggcgaggacgtggcaccactcatcaggccatgctgaggtggcgtcccacatgccacaactagaaggacctgcaactaagatatacaactatgtaccagagggggatttggggagaaaaagcagaaaaaaataaaataaagattggcaacagttgttagctcaggagccaatctcaaaaaaaaaaagaaaagagctcgttaaaaaaaaaatttctttactcccttctatgtgtctgtttctcaTTTGGATATGTGTGCTGGGGAATTCCTTTTATACTCATCTGCTTGCTCCAACCAAAAGATTAAGTCTGGTTTGAAAAGCTCATAGGGAAAGATACAGGATTTTGGGTGCTgggctggagaaaaaaaaataaaatcactgcaGAATTTGGTCCCAGTCTTAGGCCTTTGGAAACCATGAAGACTGAACAAGCTCCAAGAAGCTGTACCTTTTCTGCcctacaaattaaaattaaatcttcaCTGAGGAATAAAACCCATAAACACAACCTATGTGTGGCCAAGATCATTCAGGCCTCTGAACTCCATAACTTGGAATTGATAGAAATGAGAAGTAATTTCAATATACAGACTTCTATTAAAGGAGACTGTATTCTTACCCCAAGAGACCAGGTCCCTGTGGTTCTCCAGGATCACATCTCTGTCCAGGGTCTTCGGAGCAGGGTTCAAAATGCCCTCGTCCTCCTGCGTGAAGCCCACAGTCACAATCTTGAAGTTCACGCCTTCCTAAAACAGGACACACATTCCCGTTCAGCTGGGCATCCTTTCCCTCCAGtgttcacagaggaggaaaagtCTGACACacggaaaaagaaaaatctgatggCCTGGAAGTTGTCCTAAGATTGCCAGCGTTCAAAGGATTCTAGTCAAAGTGTACAGGTGTCTTCTGGGGGAGCCCCTTTGGGTTTCGGATGCTGGACCTGTTTTTTCAACCCCAAAGAGGAACCCCAGATAAGAACTGATATAAATTGTTTTCCCTCTTGTCCACCTTAAAGAAAATGCCTATGCTGACTTTTGCACTGGTGAAAACGCAATTCCCTCCAAATTCCCAAGCAACTAACAGAACGGTCAGCAAACTTTGTCTGTCAAAGGCCGGAGAGtgagtattttaggctttgcaagccatgcaGTCCCCATCACAGCTACTCAGCAATGCTGGTGTAGCaagaaagcagccacagaaaatatATGAACAAACGGGCACGGCTGTATTACAATAAAATGGtacttacaaaaacaggcagagggccAAATTGGGCCCACGGGCTTTACTTTGCTGATGCctgagagagaagatgaaatgTGGGCCTTAATGAAAGGCAGTGTGAATAGGGTAAGAGCACCAGATGTGGAAGAAAAGAAGCTTGGATTTTCCAACCTATAAAGAGCCTAtgtctgaatttaaaaaaatatatgtatctgaCAATCAGTCTTTCAATGGTgggtttattctatttctgtttaTTGGGCTTAATCATACCCAAACTCATTGGGTTTTGAGTGAATTAATTGTGACAATATAGGGAAAGCTATATATATTGGCAGACTttactaaacaaaaaataaaggctGGCAATTATTACTAGGATTATTAGGTCTGAAAATCCTGAATAATTAACTGACGGCCAACGTAGCCTCCATCCTGAACTCTTCATCTTCAGCTGACAGTTCTATTTTGTCGACACTCAGAGCTGCACCGTGGGGCCTTCAGGAGACACTTTACTGCCATGTAAAGGGGCCTCTCGGCCTGCCTCCTCTAAGCAAGAAAGGACCTGTTTCCCAAGACTATCGGGCAGGAATTCTGATCCAAAAAAGAAGTGCTGAGGGTGATTGTCCTCACCGAAAGGCAGCAAAATGCAGGGAAGGCCCATGCCACTCGCCACTAAAGATTTCTTCAACAGATCAGACGTTCTTACGCTGTGGGTCATGACTAGAACACAGGGTCCCTGAATCCCACGAAACTCCATGCAGAATGCTACAGGACATGCATTTCTCTAAGTTGGGGCCCATAAATTTCACCAAAATCTCAAAGATTTTCATGATTAGCCCAAAACAGGATTCAGAAACATCATCTGCAAACTGCCACCAGTATTGAACACAGATCTAGAGATACTGTTTTCCAGCGTCCAATCCACGCTTCCTTTTCATAAACACTTCCCCCCTTCGCCGATTACTGTAGGTCCCTGTAACATGAGCCTTGTCCAAATGTCAACCAAATGATGCTAGACTAGATGAGCACGTCCCGCTCCACTCCTGGCTCCACGCTCTCAAAGTCCCAGGGACTGCCATCAAAACAGCACATTCTCTTATCATTTGCAGAATGGTCAACTTTGTCACCAGGCTCCATGCACGGGGCAGGGACAAGGTATTTACAGTCTGCAACGGTAACTCCAGGGTTTAGTGCAGGGTGGCTGCATAGTCCATAATAACTACGTCTTTGGTAAATTATTTCAATATGTGAATCAATAGTATCAAGAGACAGTAATATATCAAAATAATCCTGGTCCCAATTCTGATTTAAGCCCTCTCCCCTCACCTGAATCTCACAAGGCCTATCGCAGACCCATTTGAAAAAGTCCTTCCATGCGCGGACACCGGCTCTTCCAGACTCCTGTCTCCACTCGTTCTGTTCTTCCTCTCACCCATGCCAAACTCTGCACTCCCCCAAATTCCTTCCAGAGCCGTCCCACCAGGCCCTCGGGAACTCAAGTTCCGCAATAATGAAATCCCACAGCTTCAGCATCCTTCACCACCTCTACCCTCTGCATCCCTGTGTTAATGGAAACCTATACCTGGCCCCAGGGACCCCCTCCTGCTAAGCCCTCACAGGCTCAGGGCGGTCATGCTCTCCCATCCCAGGGGGCTCAGCACCAAAGGGGGAGCGTGTGCGTCCTCCCAGTTACACTGAAACTCATGCCATTTACCCCACTTCTTGCAGCTTTGTCCTACCAACCTCTCGAACACCACCACCCTCCTCCACTGAAGACTTAAACCCAGGACCTGACCTCTAATTCAAGAACTTGTATTGTTTCATCCTGCATCATCCACGGGATGCACTTGTAGAGTTCTCTCAtgacaatataaaaataagtgaCTTGAATGAAGCGCTTAACATGTGCCATCAGGTGGTGTGCTAAGAACTATCatccatttaattcttacaagGTCCCTGTGAGAAAATACTATTAGTAGCagcatttttcagatgaagaattAGAAGCTTAGAGAAATTAATGCATATGCCTGAGGTCGGTAGCTGAGATGCAACCTCAAGGTTGCCTGACACCAGAGACTGTCTCCAGTCATTGATTCATAGGACTAGCCCAACTCCCAGACCCTAGGATTGTTCTTCAGCGCCTCACTCTTAGGGTGAGACCCCAGAGGGTCTTGGAATCACTGTAAAGTACTCCAACTCTTAAGTCACACATACAGAACTGCCCACTCTTCGATTATATCagattattatattattatttttggtgaggaagattggccctgagctaacatctgtgccaatcttcctctattttatatgtgggacgccaccacagcgtggcttgctgggtagtgtgtaggtccgcaaccgagatctgaacccatgaaccctgggctgtcaaagtagagtgcgcaaacttaaccactatgccactgggctggccctggattATTACCGTTTTTGATTACAACATCAGATTATTACTATTTATTACAACACCAGACTGCTCCACCTTTCTTGCTCAGTTATTCACTTTGCCCTTCTTCTTCAACAGTTTGGGGCCACTATTCTACTCAAACGTCTGCTATTATCAACTCCTGAtctatattctttcctttctagtTAGTGTTCTCTTTATCTCTTCCATCTTAATTATTCAGCTTACAGTCCATAGATAATTCATTTTAATCTATTTGACATACGCAAAAATTCTCTCTCTAATACTACCTTGACCTACGGGGCTTCCACTGAACGTACCTGGCAGATTTACAAAAACTGAGCAAATCTGAATGTCAATCTGCTATCCATGAAAAGTAGGTTACAGAATGCCCCTGGAAAAAACCCACAGAAGCAGCCGGATAGAGTATTATCAATTACTGCTCACTCTCTTGGAACGATCCTTTCAGACCCACCGGCAACCCTACGATACTTCCTGGAGCAGCTTGTTCTCTCATAATCCAAAATTACTGTTGGAGGCCTTCTCCGTCCTTGTCAAACGTCTCTCCATCTCCCACCTGAAGCCCAACAGACAACTTTATCTGACTGTCCAAGAGAAAAATCCAAGCCCTCAAATAACTCCGTCAACCTCTGTCTTCCTGCATGAGTCCTCCTTCCTCTGCGGAGCCTTCTTCCTCACCCACGCTCTGAATTAATTCCCCTGGCACTAATCAAGGATTCTGCCTTACAGTTTTATCACCTCTCTCTCCCAATTGttaacttctttttctccatcGCCCCTGTCCTGTAACCACTTAACAGGATCAAATGTTTTCAATCCTtcgagaaaaaaattaaaaagctgctCACGCTCAAATTTTGTCATGGCTCTCATTCTCTTCAATCTTCCACATGCTACCCAAGGGTTTGTAAAGGCTGTCCACTCctatctccatttcctcacttcTATCTGGCCTCTGCCACCAACCAGCCAGGCACATTTCTCAGTGTAAAGAGCCCACGTCCAACTCACCTGGGATGGGATGGCCAGCGACGCAGCATCTTCTCCCTCGACCTTGATGATAATCTCTTGAGGAAGGAgggagtcctgagaagacaaaACCAGcgagaaaaagggaaataatcaGAGAGCTAACTCATGGCTCAAAACTTGCTCAGTAGGTAGGCTGGGATTCGAAAGACCACCTGTCTTAACACATCCCGCCAAGCGAACTTCTGCTCCCGCCCATTGGTGAGCTCAAGCTAGCCCTGTGGAGAGAGAGGGCCCATGTGGAGGAGCACTGAGGCACCAGACACGGACATGAGGTCTCTGTGGATCTTCCAGGCCGGCCCAGCTACCAGCCGAATGGAGCTGAGCGAGCAACCCCAGGCACGACATAGAGGAAAAGAACCATCCAGCTGGGCCCTGCCTGAATTCCTGGATCACAGACTTGTAAACAAATAAGACGAAATACAACGTGACCAAAGAATCATGAAGGAAAAGGTCAATGAATTAACTCCATAAAATGTCTGGCAAAAAGTACCACCAATAAAGGCACCACCAGTAAGAATCTACACTCTTAAGATTTCttgcaaatcagaaaaaaaaaaaaaaaaaaaaaggaagcctcaacagaaaaatggaccAAGGAAAGTACAGTGCAACTCAACTACgaagaaagaaaacagccagtgaatattcaaaaagatgcttgcCTCTTTAAATCAGAGAAAGTCAAATCTCTATTTCTATAACTATCTCTATATATTCGAGACCATAAATTCATACTGATACCTCCACTTACAACTCAACgacatgttttcttctagcctTCCTGCTTTCTATATTTGTGCCTGCCTTCTCCGGCTCCCATTATCCTCTTTATACCTACTTATGTGCTCAGATCCCTGGACGTAACCAATACCCCAAGCACAGGgagattttcttctgcctgatgCTAATGTCTCCTGCCTGGAGGCCCCTGGTCGGGAGCTTCATCCACTCTTAATGGAAGTTAAAGTGGATACAACCTTCCTGGATtggcaatatatatttttaaaaagcatttcattTCGAAATAGTTTAAGACacacaagaagttgcaaaaatagaaaGAGGGTTCCTGTGACCCTCCCCCCAGCTTGCCCCAAGAGTGTCACCCACAACCACCGCACATTGTCAAGGCCGGGAAACTGATACTGgcataatatttttaactcaAATGCAGACTTTActcagatttcatcagtttttacaTATACTCTCTgcgtttacttttgttttctttaatgccaatatattttttaaatgtaatgtaaTATCCAATAAATCTACTTGTAACTATTTCCTTAGGAAATAATAGAAAGTATACTTAGATGTATGTACAAGAACTCTCATTAAAGGGTTATGTCATCAGAGCAAAAATGGGAGGGGGGAATAAAAGTCTATTAGTAAGCGCCTGGTTAAATCAGGCTTCATTCAGATAACTAAACACTATTTAGCAgccaaaacaagaagaaatagatttgTACAGTCTGTGCATATAAATGACAGAAAGATATCTATAACATATTGTTGAACGAAAAATTAAGAACAGTATATAGAATATAAATCGATTTTTATAGAATACAAACATGCACAGAAAAATCTGGAAAGA
This window encodes:
- the ZNF180 gene encoding zinc finger protein 180 isoform X3, whose amino-acid sequence is MEEQDEKPPGSLRACVQDSLLPQEIIIKVEGEDAASLAIPSQEGVNFKIVTVGFTQEDEGILNPAPKTLDRDVILENHRDLVSWGESICWEELV
- the ZNF180 gene encoding zinc finger protein 180 isoform X1, whose translation is MEEQDEKPPGSLRACVQDSLLPQEIIIKVEGEDAASLAIPSQEGVNFKIVTVGFTQEDEGILNPAPKTLDRDVILENHRDLVSWDLAAALGRRESTSEQNTLDDEPSQGVKIEELTRDDPWLSSCGEVQDYKDQLEKQQEKQERLLKEGAFTQRKAVSHERVCKGDELEKGGLNSSLLPPQMIPVRNHFHKHASHVNRLRHNCLVNSHQMVDDSEKLLENNGCGKPQSIHLIQFTRTQQEDKSYGLSDSIQSFSLGTPLNIREKIGARGKAFDFKECGHVLKHSLSHNEQQRISVQESQCKFSKTSQSSSLAQNVRNHSEEKPFECNQCGKSFSWSSHLIAHQRTHTGEKPYECNECGKSFSRSSHLVSHQRTHTGEKPYRCNQCGKSFSQSYVLVVHQRTHTGEKPYECSQCGKSFRQSYKLIAHQRTHTGEKPYECNQCGKSFIQSYKLIAHQRIHTGEKPYECHQCGKSFSQSYKLVAHQRTHTGEKPFECNQCGKSFSWSSQLVAHQRTHTGEKPYECSECGKSFNRSSHLVMHQRTHTGEKPYECNQCGKSFSQSYVLVVHQRTHTGEKPYECGQCGKSFRQSSCLTQHQRTHTGEKPYECNQCGKTFSLSARLIVHQRTHTGEKPFTCGHCGKAFINSSKLIRHQATHTEERPYECS
- the ZNF180 gene encoding zinc finger protein 180 isoform X2, which produces MEEQDEKPPGSLRACVQDSLLPQEIIIKVEGEDAASLAIPSQEGVNFKIVTVGFTQEDEGILNPAPKTLDRDVILENHRDLVSWGDASFCGLFPSW